In Bacteroidales bacterium, the genomic stretch GTCGTAATTGGTTTCCGTATGACGGATATGGGCTATGACTGCCAATCGTATGGCATCCTCCGAAAATTCTTTGGCAGCCTGACTTCTCCCGACACGTCCACTGTACTTGCGGCAGGCATGTTCGGCAATGGTCTTTTCCCTGCCTGAAGGAATGCCCGGGTACTGCCCG encodes the following:
- a CDS encoding DUF2293 domain-containing protein — translated: GQYPGIPSGREKTIAEHACRKYSGRVGRSQAAKEFSEDAIRLAVIAHIRHTETNYDELLMKGYDPFDARMLVRDQVDAKLEEWEEGG